In the Advenella kashmirensis WT001 genome, one interval contains:
- a CDS encoding glutamate synthase subunit beta gives MGKITGFIEFERVAESYEAPGTRLKHYKEFVLALDDKQAQVQGARCMDCGIPFCNTGCPVNNIIPDWNDLVYRQQWKQALEVLHSTNNFPEFTGRICPAPCEEACTLNINNDPVGIKSIEHAIIDKGWSEGWVVPQPPLKKTGKKVAVVGSGPAGLAAAQQLGRAGHSVTVFEKSNRIGGLMRYGIPDFKLDKSLIERRVSQMEAEGVEFQASTYVGAAGDATEDGLNVITTAELDQQFDAVIMAGGAEMPRDLPVPGRELSGVHFAMDFLRQQNKRNAGDRIANQISAAGKHVIVIGGGDTGSDCVGTSNRQGAASVTQIELMPRPPEHENKALTWPYWPAKLRTSSSHLEGCERDWAITTKCFKGDKGKLKKLVCTRVEWVKDEATGQMKMQEIEGSEFELKADLVFLAMGFVSPVAAVLDAFGVDKDQRGNVKANVDNYRSSRDKVFAAGDMRRGQSLVVWAIREGRQCARAVDEFLMGTSLLPR, from the coding sequence ATGGGTAAAATTACCGGTTTTATTGAATTTGAGCGGGTTGCCGAATCGTACGAGGCGCCCGGTACGCGCCTGAAACACTATAAAGAGTTTGTCCTGGCGCTGGACGACAAGCAGGCGCAGGTGCAGGGCGCACGCTGCATGGATTGCGGCATTCCGTTTTGCAATACCGGCTGTCCTGTCAACAATATTATTCCCGACTGGAATGATCTGGTGTACCGCCAGCAATGGAAACAGGCGCTTGAGGTCCTGCATTCGACCAACAACTTTCCCGAGTTTACAGGCCGCATCTGCCCGGCGCCCTGCGAAGAGGCCTGTACGCTCAATATCAACAATGACCCGGTTGGCATCAAGTCCATTGAGCATGCCATTATCGACAAGGGCTGGAGCGAAGGCTGGGTTGTGCCGCAGCCGCCGTTGAAGAAAACCGGCAAAAAGGTTGCCGTGGTCGGTTCCGGTCCTGCAGGGCTGGCTGCTGCGCAGCAACTGGGACGTGCGGGGCACAGCGTAACGGTCTTTGAAAAAAGCAATCGCATTGGCGGGCTGATGCGCTACGGTATTCCCGACTTCAAACTGGACAAAAGCCTGATCGAGCGTCGCGTATCCCAAATGGAAGCCGAAGGCGTTGAGTTCCAGGCGTCTACTTACGTGGGCGCTGCCGGCGATGCCACCGAAGACGGCCTGAACGTGATCACGACCGCCGAACTGGACCAGCAGTTTGACGCTGTTATCATGGCTGGCGGCGCCGAAATGCCGCGCGATCTGCCAGTGCCGGGACGTGAGCTCAGTGGTGTTCATTTCGCCATGGATTTTCTGCGGCAGCAGAACAAACGCAACGCGGGCGACCGTATCGCCAATCAGATCTCGGCTGCCGGCAAGCACGTGATTGTGATAGGAGGCGGCGATACTGGTTCGGACTGTGTGGGTACAAGCAATCGCCAGGGTGCAGCATCGGTCACGCAAATCGAGCTGATGCCCCGGCCGCCGGAGCACGAAAACAAGGCGCTGACCTGGCCCTACTGGCCTGCCAAGCTGCGCACCTCGTCTTCGCATCTCGAAGGGTGTGAGCGCGACTGGGCCATCACCACCAAATGCTTCAAAGGAGACAAGGGCAAGCTCAAAAAACTGGTATGCACACGGGTGGAGTGGGTCAAGGACGAGGCCACCGGCCAGATGAAAATGCAGGAAATCGAAGGGTCGGAATTTGAGCTGAAAGCGGATCTGGTCTTTCTGGCCATGGGCTTTGTTTCGCCTGTTGCTGCCGTGCTGGATGCATTCGGGGTGGACAAAGATCAGCGTGGTAATGTGAAAGCCAATGTTGACAACTATCGCAGCTCCCGGGACAAAGTATTCGCGGCGGGCGATATGCGACGCGGTCAGTCGCTGGTGGTCTGGGCCATCCGCGAAGGTCGTCAGTGTGCTCGCGCAGTAGATGAATTCCTGATGGGCACCTCGCTGCTGCCACGTTAA
- a CDS encoding ABC transporter ATP-binding protein, protein MTAESRHSSPPVIRFADVTLGYDTRVILRDLNLEVYKGEVVALIGGSGSGKTTLLRAATGQIRAQKGAVTVFDHDVNRMTPQQLGAVRRRMGVLFQQGALFTDLSVFGNVAFPLRELSKDSEAVILDKVLDKLDQVGLKRAAHLSVSEISGGMARRVALARAIVLEPEIILFDEPFAGLDPISLGMTARLIRSLTDKLGCATVLITHDLEESFLIADQVYMVGDGSLVVSGTPDEVRQSDNSLARQFLKGASSGPVVFEYPPQMILIAGSAVIARVSNDRQFYYRAGITYYATHPYAGHLLPVFS, encoded by the coding sequence ATGACAGCAGAGTCACGTCACTCCTCCCCGCCGGTTATCCGGTTTGCGGACGTCACCCTTGGTTACGATACACGCGTCATTTTGCGGGATCTGAATCTCGAAGTATACAAAGGCGAAGTGGTTGCACTTATTGGTGGTTCCGGTTCCGGTAAGACCACCTTGTTGCGTGCGGCAACCGGCCAGATTCGCGCCCAGAAAGGGGCCGTAACGGTCTTCGACCACGACGTCAATCGCATGACGCCCCAGCAATTGGGCGCCGTGCGCCGCCGCATGGGCGTGTTGTTCCAGCAGGGAGCCTTGTTTACAGATCTGAGCGTGTTTGGCAACGTGGCTTTCCCCTTGCGCGAACTGAGCAAGGACAGTGAAGCCGTTATCCTGGACAAGGTGCTGGACAAACTTGACCAGGTGGGGCTCAAGCGTGCCGCGCATTTGAGTGTTTCCGAGATTTCGGGCGGCATGGCGCGCCGTGTGGCGCTGGCCCGGGCCATTGTGCTGGAGCCCGAGATTATTCTGTTTGATGAACCCTTTGCCGGGCTGGATCCGATTTCGCTTGGCATGACAGCCCGCCTGATCCGCAGCCTGACCGACAAACTTGGCTGCGCCACCGTGCTCATTACGCACGATCTGGAAGAATCGTTCCTGATCGCCGACCAGGTTTACATGGTTGGCGACGGCAGCCTGGTGGTATCGGGCACGCCAGACGAAGTGCGCCAGTCTGACAATTCGCTGGCGCGGCAGTTTCTCAAAGGCGCCTCCAGCGGACCGGTGGTGTTTGAGTATCCCCCTCAGATGATTTTGATCGCTGGCTCAGCCGTCATCGCGAGGGTGTCAAATGATCGTCAATTTTATTACCGCGCTGGGATCACGTATTACGCGACCCATCCTTACGCTGGGCATCTGCTTCCGGTTTTTTCTTGA
- the mlaE gene encoding lipid asymmetry maintenance ABC transporter permease subunit MlaE, which yields MIVNFITALGSRITRPILTLGICFRFFLDILARSGVVFKRPRLVIEQIHFIGNYSLIIIAVSGLFVGFVLETAGVLHAHPIWFGRSAGCHGRPWLVRELGPVVTALLFAGRAGTSITAEIGLMKAGEQIAAIEVMGINPLRRIVVPRFWGGVIAMPILALIFSAVGIIGGWLVAVVLIGVDGGSFWSQMQSAVDIRDDILAGFIKSVVFGLAVMLVSVYEGWMSRPTPEGVARATTRTVVVSSLLVLALDFLLTAVMFGG from the coding sequence ATGATCGTCAATTTTATTACCGCGCTGGGATCACGTATTACGCGACCCATCCTTACGCTGGGCATCTGCTTCCGGTTTTTTCTTGACATCCTGGCCCGTAGCGGGGTGGTGTTCAAGCGCCCCAGACTGGTAATTGAGCAAATTCATTTTATCGGCAACTATTCGCTGATCATCATCGCGGTATCTGGCCTGTTTGTGGGCTTTGTGCTGGAGACTGCAGGGGTATTACACGCTCACCCGATATGGTTCGGAAGAAGCGCTGGGTGTCATGGTCGCCCTTGGCTGGTGCGTGAGCTGGGGCCTGTCGTGACCGCGCTGCTGTTTGCTGGCAGGGCCGGCACCTCCATTACAGCGGAAATCGGCCTGATGAAGGCTGGGGAGCAGATCGCAGCCATTGAAGTGATGGGCATCAATCCGTTGCGACGCATTGTGGTGCCGCGTTTTTGGGGCGGGGTAATTGCCATGCCGATTCTCGCCCTGATCTTCTCGGCTGTGGGTATTATTGGCGGCTGGTTGGTTGCGGTGGTGCTCATTGGCGTAGATGGCGGTTCATTCTGGTCGCAAATGCAAAGCGCTGTCGATATTCGGGACGATATTCTGGCAGGTTTCATCAAAAGCGTAGTGTTCGGTCTGGCGGTCATGCTGGTTTCAGTCTATGAGGGCTGGATGTCGCGGCCTACGCCGGAAGGCGTGGCGCGCGCCACGACGCGCACGGTGGTGGTCAGTTCGCTGCTGGTGCTTGCGCTCGATTTCCTGCTCACTGCAGTGATGTTCGGTGGTTAG
- the mlaD gene encoding outer membrane lipid asymmetry maintenance protein MlaD, with protein sequence MSKKTDFLVGLFVLLGILAAVFMMLQAGNLRTFSIGQTYHVTGKFENIGALKVRSPVKSNGVVVGRVSSIYFDNKVFKAVVGMDIEADYQFPEDSSASIMTSGLLGEQYVGLTPGAEEKNLTDNSEIIYTQSAVVLEELISKFLFSKAESEGSSASGSGDAGQQQNAPALTPPASAPAPVQ encoded by the coding sequence ATGAGTAAGAAAACAGATTTTCTGGTCGGGTTGTTCGTATTGCTGGGTATTCTGGCTGCGGTGTTCATGATGCTGCAGGCAGGCAACCTCAGAACCTTTTCTATCGGGCAAACCTATCATGTCACCGGTAAGTTCGAGAATATCGGCGCGCTCAAAGTGCGTTCTCCGGTCAAAAGCAATGGCGTGGTGGTTGGCCGGGTCAGCAGCATCTACTTTGACAATAAAGTGTTCAAGGCAGTTGTAGGTATGGATATAGAGGCCGACTATCAGTTTCCTGAAGACAGTTCGGCGTCCATCATGACCTCGGGGTTGCTGGGCGAACAGTATGTGGGTCTGACGCCTGGCGCCGAAGAGAAGAACCTGACAGACAACAGTGAAATTATCTATACGCAGAGTGCGGTGGTGCTTGAAGAGCTGATCAGCAAGTTCCTGTTTTCCAAGGCCGAATCGGAAGGCTCCAGCGCGTCGGGAAGTGGTGATGCGGGCCAGCAGCAAAATGCACCAGCGCTGACGCCACCTGCCTCTGCGCCGGCGCCTGTGCAATAA
- a CDS encoding MlaC/ttg2D family ABC transporter substrate-binding protein has product MKFAGILRTTQAAMIAGFLSAGAMQAAVAAQDPNQFVEQIANNTLQAVNQNEAAKSGDVSAINGIVTQYLMPHINMEKTTRLAVGQPWRQATPQQRSALVNGFKQTLLRTYSGAFRNVTPSTTITMQPFRGDANASDVVVRSTITAGQGPISVDYRLEKAGSGWKIYDLNVENIWLIQNYRNQFAGQISQGGIDGLIKALNR; this is encoded by the coding sequence ATGAAATTCGCAGGTATTCTCAGGACCACCCAGGCCGCCATGATCGCCGGGTTCCTTTCGGCAGGCGCCATGCAGGCCGCTGTGGCTGCCCAGGATCCGAATCAATTCGTCGAACAGATCGCCAATAACACCTTGCAGGCCGTGAACCAGAATGAAGCGGCCAAAAGCGGCGATGTAAGCGCCATCAACGGTATTGTGACGCAGTACCTCATGCCGCACATCAATATGGAGAAGACCACCCGTCTGGCGGTGGGTCAGCCGTGGCGCCAGGCCACCCCGCAACAGCGTTCGGCGCTGGTCAATGGCTTTAAGCAGACATTGCTGCGTACCTATAGTGGCGCTTTTCGCAATGTGACGCCAAGCACGACCATTACCATGCAACCGTTCCGTGGTGACGCCAATGCCAGCGATGTGGTCGTGCGTTCTACCATTACAGCGGGCCAGGGACCTATTTCGGTGGATTATCGCCTGGAAAAGGCCGGCAGCGGCTGGAAAATCTATGATCTGAACGTGGAAAACATCTGGCTGATCCAGAATTACCGCAATCAGTTTGCCGGCCAGATCTCGCAGGGCGGCATTGATGGTCTGATCAAAGCACTCAATCGCTGA
- a CDS encoding ABC transporter ATP-binding protein: MSAVQVQHLSKVYNSVRNAGWRRFLPSRADPARAPFRALDNVSFTVEEGEFFGLLGPNGAGKTTLISLLAGLSHPTAGSASICGFDVAAQYKQARRSLGVVPQELVYDPFFTVRETLRLQSGYFGIHRNDDWIDEILHNLGLTDKADANMRALSGGMKRRVLVAQALVHRPPVIILDEPTAGVDVDLRRSLWDFIVRLNKSGHTIMLTTHYLEEAEALCNRIALLKRGQIVALDTTQALMARVGGRDLEEAFVHIMHNGLQEEIAS, encoded by the coding sequence ATGTCCGCCGTCCAAGTACAACATCTTTCCAAAGTCTATAACAGCGTCCGCAACGCAGGTTGGCGGCGTTTTCTGCCGTCCCGGGCTGACCCAGCGCGCGCGCCGTTTCGTGCGCTCGATAATGTGAGTTTCACTGTTGAAGAGGGTGAGTTTTTTGGCTTGCTGGGCCCCAATGGCGCCGGCAAAACCACGCTCATTTCCCTGCTGGCGGGCTTGTCCCACCCCACCGCAGGCAGCGCCAGCATCTGTGGCTTTGATGTCGCTGCGCAGTACAAACAGGCCCGTCGCTCGCTGGGTGTGGTGCCGCAGGAGCTGGTGTACGATCCGTTTTTCACGGTGCGCGAAACCCTGCGTTTGCAATCGGGTTATTTCGGCATTCACCGTAACGACGACTGGATCGACGAAATTTTGCATAACCTGGGCCTGACCGACAAGGCCGATGCCAATATGCGCGCGCTCTCCGGCGGCATGAAGCGGCGCGTGCTGGTGGCCCAGGCGCTGGTGCACCGTCCGCCCGTCATCATCCTGGATGAGCCCACCGCAGGCGTAGACGTGGATCTGCGCCGCAGCTTGTGGGACTTTATCGTGCGCCTGAATAAAAGCGGCCACACCATCATGCTTACCACGCACTATCTGGAAGAGGCCGAAGCCCTGTGCAACCGCATTGCACTTCTGAAGCGCGGGCAAATTGTTGCCCTGGACACCACACAGGCACTTATGGCACGGGTGGGCGGCCGGGATCTTGAAGAGGCGTTTGTACACATCATGCATAACGGCCTGCAGGAGGAGATCGCATCATGA
- a CDS encoding ABC transporter permease: protein MNPLQKDIKFGSGFPTLLYKELLRFWKVAFQTVAAPVMTAMLYLLVFAHVLEDRVRMYDSVPYTAFLIPGLMMMSMLQNAFANPSSSLIQSRITGNLVFVLLPPLSHYEFFSAYVIAAVLRGLVVGLGIWIMASFFVPIWPASILWVLVFAVLSCCILAVLGIIAGLWSEKFDQLAAFQNFLIMPATFLSGVFYSIHSLPPFWQAVSHWNPVFYMIDGFRYGFFEVSDVSPWHSVAVVAAFFVLLSAYALRLLAQGYKLRT from the coding sequence ATGAATCCGCTGCAGAAAGACATCAAATTCGGTTCGGGTTTTCCGACCCTGCTCTACAAAGAACTGCTGCGTTTCTGGAAAGTCGCGTTCCAGACCGTTGCCGCCCCGGTCATGACGGCCATGCTGTACCTGCTGGTCTTTGCCCATGTGCTGGAGGACCGGGTCCGGATGTACGATTCGGTTCCCTATACGGCCTTCCTGATTCCCGGGCTCATGATGATGAGCATGCTGCAAAACGCCTTTGCCAACCCGTCGTCTTCGCTCATTCAGAGCCGGATTACCGGTAATCTGGTATTTGTGCTGCTGCCGCCGCTGTCCCATTACGAATTTTTCTCCGCCTATGTGATCGCGGCAGTCCTGCGCGGCCTGGTGGTTGGCCTGGGCATCTGGATCATGGCTTCATTCTTCGTGCCCATATGGCCCGCCAGCATCTTGTGGGTGCTGGTGTTTGCGGTGCTCTCCTGTTGCATTCTGGCCGTGCTGGGCATTATCGCGGGGCTGTGGTCGGAAAAATTCGACCAGCTGGCAGCGTTCCAGAATTTTCTGATCATGCCCGCTACTTTTTTGTCGGGTGTGTTTTATTCTATCCACTCACTGCCCCCATTCTGGCAGGCGGTGTCGCACTGGAATCCGGTTTTCTATATGATTGACGGATTCCGTTACGGCTTTTTCGAAGTATCGGATGTCTCACCATGGCACAGCGTTGCCGTGGTGGCGGCCTTTTTTGTGTTGCTCTCTGCCTACGCCCTGCGTTTGCTTGCCCAGGGATATAAACTCCGGACATGA
- a CDS encoding BolA family protein, translated as MLPTPEQIQQYIESHLPCEHIEVRGDGSHFEALIVSTVFEGKRPIARHQAVYAALGERMKAEIHALSMKTLTPEEYRKHG; from the coding sequence ATGTTACCTACCCCCGAACAGATTCAGCAATATATCGAATCGCATCTGCCCTGTGAGCACATTGAAGTGCGCGGCGACGGCTCGCACTTCGAAGCGCTGATCGTCAGTACTGTTTTTGAAGGAAAACGACCCATTGCGCGGCACCAGGCGGTGTACGCAGCGCTGGGCGAAAGAATGAAAGCAGAAATTCACGCGCTTTCAATGAAAACGTTGACCCCCGAAGAGTACCGCAAGCATGGATAA
- the murA gene encoding UDP-N-acetylglucosamine 1-carboxyvinyltransferase: MDKLKIVGGRRLNGEISISGAKNAALPILCAALLTAEPVTLRNVPQLNDISTTVRLLADLGVKITQEAGGIVHLQADQITNLEASYELVKTMRASILVLGPLLTRFGQAKVSLPGGCSIGQRPVDQHIKGLTALGADIAVEYGFVVASATRLKGASIVTDMVTVGGTEQFLMAAALAEGQTVLENAAREPEVVDLAEMLISMGARISGHGTDRIVIDGVERLHGTDYTVVPDRIEAGSFLCAVGATGGDIMLRNAAPDTMGATLDKLIDAGLTIETGADWIRASMQARPKAVGFRTREYPGFPTDMQAQLLALNTVAAGTAFVVENIFENRYMHVPELIRMGADIELDGHTAVINGVQQLMGAQVMATDLRASASLVIAGLAATGETIIDRIYHLDRGYEKMEDKLQAVGADIQRLRS, encoded by the coding sequence ATGGATAAACTCAAAATTGTCGGCGGGCGACGCCTGAACGGCGAAATCAGCATTTCTGGCGCCAAGAATGCGGCATTGCCCATCCTGTGCGCCGCGCTGCTCACGGCCGAACCCGTGACGTTGCGCAATGTGCCGCAGCTCAATGACATCAGCACCACGGTGCGTCTGCTGGCCGACCTGGGCGTTAAAATTACCCAGGAAGCCGGCGGTATTGTGCATTTGCAGGCTGACCAGATCACCAATCTGGAGGCCTCGTACGAGCTGGTGAAAACCATGCGCGCCTCTATACTGGTTCTTGGGCCGCTGCTGACGCGGTTTGGGCAGGCCAAGGTCAGTTTGCCCGGGGGGTGCTCTATCGGCCAGCGTCCGGTAGATCAGCATATCAAGGGCCTGACGGCGCTGGGCGCCGACATTGCCGTGGAATACGGGTTCGTCGTGGCAAGCGCCACGCGCCTGAAGGGTGCATCCATTGTGACCGATATGGTGACAGTAGGGGGGACCGAACAGTTTCTGATGGCTGCGGCACTGGCCGAAGGCCAGACGGTGCTGGAAAATGCCGCACGCGAACCGGAAGTAGTGGATCTGGCCGAAATGCTGATCTCCATGGGCGCGCGCATTTCAGGACATGGCACCGACCGGATCGTCATTGACGGCGTTGAGCGCCTGCACGGCACAGACTATACCGTGGTGCCCGATCGTATCGAAGCGGGTTCTTTTCTGTGCGCAGTCGGCGCAACCGGTGGCGACATCATGTTGCGCAATGCCGCGCCCGATACCATGGGCGCCACGCTGGACAAGCTCATCGACGCCGGCCTGACCATTGAAACAGGCGCAGACTGGATTCGCGCATCAATGCAGGCACGGCCCAAAGCCGTGGGCTTTCGGACGCGTGAGTATCCGGGGTTTCCGACAGACATGCAGGCCCAGTTGCTGGCGCTCAATACGGTGGCAGCGGGAACAGCCTTTGTTGTCGAAAACATATTCGAAAACCGTTACATGCACGTACCCGAACTGATACGCATGGGCGCTGATATCGAACTGGATGGCCACACCGCGGTCATCAACGGCGTGCAGCAGCTCATGGGTGCCCAGGTCATGGCGACCGATCTGCGGGCCTCAGCCAGTCTGGTCATTGCCGGCCTGGCGGCAACTGGTGAAACCATCATTGATCGCATCTATCATCTGGATCGCGGTTACGAAAAAATGGAAGACAAGCTGCAGGCGGTGGGTGCCGACATCCAGCGACTGCGGAGTTGA
- the hisG gene encoding ATP phosphoribosyltransferase produces the protein MTQNPQLTMALSKGRIFEETLPLLEQAGIVVTEHPDQSRKLILPTSRDDLRILIVRASDVPTYVQYGAADFGIAGKDVLYEYSKEHPGGLYQPIDLNIARCRLAVAVRDGFDYDAAVRQGARLRVATKYVNVAREHFARKGVYVDIIKLYGSMELAPLVGLADAIVDVVSTGGTLRANGLVAVEDVMPVSSRLIVNQAALKTRAAVLQPILDAFEHATPSQG, from the coding sequence ATGACACAGAATCCCCAACTGACCATGGCCCTGTCCAAAGGGCGTATCTTTGAAGAAACGCTGCCGCTGCTTGAGCAGGCAGGCATCGTCGTGACCGAGCATCCCGACCAGTCACGCAAGCTGATACTGCCTACCAGTCGCGATGATCTGCGGATTTTGATTGTGCGCGCCTCTGATGTGCCTACTTACGTGCAATATGGTGCGGCCGATTTCGGCATCGCCGGTAAAGATGTGCTGTACGAATACAGCAAAGAACATCCGGGCGGCCTGTATCAGCCTATCGACCTGAATATCGCACGCTGTCGCCTGGCCGTTGCGGTGCGCGACGGCTTTGACTACGACGCCGCAGTGCGCCAGGGCGCGCGCCTGCGCGTGGCCACCAAGTACGTTAACGTGGCGCGCGAGCATTTTGCCCGCAAGGGCGTGTATGTTGATATTATTAAGTTATACGGCTCCATGGAACTGGCGCCGCTGGTCGGACTGGCCGATGCCATTGTCGATGTTGTCTCCACTGGTGGCACCCTGCGCGCCAATGGCCTGGTCGCCGTCGAAGATGTCATGCCCGTGTCTTCACGGCTGATCGTCAATCAGGCGGCACTCAAGACCCGCGCCGCGGTTTTGCAGCCCATACTGGATGCCTTTGAACACGCAACGCCCTCGCAGGGATAA
- the hisB gene encoding imidazoleglycerol-phosphate dehydratase HisB yields MRTADITRNTNETRIAVSLNLDGTGKQSIDTGVPFLDHMIDQIARHGLIDLDIKCEGDVHIDDHHTVEDVGITLGQAVAKAVGDKKGLTRYGHSYVPLDEALSRVVIDFSGRPGLEYHIPFTRSHVGRFDVDLMREFFQGFVNHALVTMHIDNLRGTNSHHQAETVFKAFGRALRMALTPDARSEGVIPSTKGVL; encoded by the coding sequence ATGCGAACCGCTGACATTACCCGAAATACCAATGAAACCCGCATCGCGGTTTCACTGAACCTGGATGGCACAGGCAAACAGTCCATTGATACCGGCGTGCCTTTTCTTGATCATATGATCGACCAGATTGCGCGTCATGGCCTCATTGATCTTGATATCAAATGCGAAGGCGATGTGCATATCGACGATCACCACACAGTGGAAGACGTCGGCATCACGCTGGGCCAGGCCGTGGCCAAGGCAGTCGGCGACAAAAAGGGACTTACCCGCTACGGTCATTCCTATGTGCCGCTGGATGAAGCCCTGTCGCGCGTGGTCATTGATTTTTCCGGCCGTCCGGGCCTCGAGTACCACATTCCCTTTACCCGCTCGCATGTCGGGCGTTTTGACGTTGATCTGATGCGTGAGTTTTTCCAGGGCTTTGTCAATCATGCGCTGGTGACCATGCATATCGACAACTTGCGCGGTACCAATTCGCATCATCAGGCCGAAACCGTGTTCAAGGCATTCGGACGGGCGCTGCGCATGGCGCTCACGCCAGATGCGCGCAGCGAAGGCGTGATTCCCTCGACCAAAGGCGTGCTGTAA
- the hisH gene encoding imidazole glycerol phosphate synthase subunit HisH: MSSKIAIVDYGMGNLHSVERALRHAASEADVYLASDVAALEKADRIVFPGQGAMPDCMRNLQRSGLMQTVLRAAESKPLLGVCVGEQMLMQYSEEGDVPCLGIFPGMVRKFAGPQFAVNLQEQSDTSAAHVQHEARPLKVPHMGWSRVKQAKPHALWDGIPDDSFFYFVHSYYVDPADTAISVGETVYGHNFTCAVARDNIFAVQFHPEKSAQLGLRLYRNFVNWDI; this comes from the coding sequence ATGAGCAGCAAAATTGCCATCGTTGATTATGGCATGGGAAATCTGCATTCAGTAGAGCGCGCCTTGCGTCATGCAGCAAGTGAAGCAGATGTCTATCTTGCTTCCGATGTGGCGGCGCTCGAGAAAGCAGACCGGATTGTGTTTCCGGGGCAGGGGGCCATGCCCGATTGCATGCGCAATCTGCAGCGTTCCGGGCTGATGCAGACCGTGCTTCGTGCCGCTGAAAGCAAGCCCCTGCTGGGCGTCTGTGTGGGTGAGCAGATGCTGATGCAGTACAGTGAAGAAGGCGATGTACCGTGTCTGGGGATTTTCCCTGGCATGGTGCGCAAGTTTGCCGGACCGCAATTTGCCGTGAATCTGCAGGAGCAGTCTGATACGTCTGCTGCGCACGTACAGCACGAGGCGCGCCCGCTCAAAGTGCCGCACATGGGCTGGAGCCGGGTAAAGCAGGCAAAACCGCATGCATTGTGGGATGGAATCCCGGACGATAGCTTTTTTTATTTCGTCCACAGTTATTATGTTGATCCGGCAGATACCGCCATCTCGGTGGGCGAAACCGTATACGGACACAATTTTACCTGTGCCGTGGCGCGGGACAATATCTTTGCAGTGCAGTTTCACCCCGAAAAAAGCGCGCAGTTAGGCTTGCGTCTTTATCGGAATTTTGTAAACTGGGATATCTGA
- the hisA gene encoding 1-(5-phosphoribosyl)-5-[(5-phosphoribosylamino)methylideneamino]imidazole-4-carboxamide isomerase, with the protein MLLIPAIDLKDGRCVRLRQGDLQDATIFSEDPVTVAEQWYDQGARRLHLVDLNGAVAGKPKNEDVIRAIVRAVGDDIPVQIGGGIRDLDTIERYLDFGIEYVIIGTAAVKDPGFLQDACSAFPGNIIVGLDARDGKVATDGWSKLTKHDVLDLGRKFEDYGVESIIYTDIGRDGMLTGVNIEATVRLAQHVRIPVIASGGVTDLTDIEALCAVEQEGVEGVILGRSIYEGTLDFQAAQDMADELNGDELE; encoded by the coding sequence ATGCTGCTCATACCAGCCATTGATTTGAAGGACGGACGTTGTGTCCGCCTGCGCCAGGGAGACTTGCAGGATGCCACCATTTTTTCCGAAGACCCGGTTACCGTCGCGGAACAATGGTATGACCAGGGCGCAAGACGCCTGCATCTGGTCGACCTGAACGGGGCCGTCGCTGGCAAACCCAAAAACGAAGATGTGATCAGGGCCATTGTGCGGGCCGTCGGAGACGACATTCCGGTACAGATTGGCGGTGGCATCCGCGATCTGGATACCATTGAACGGTATCTGGATTTCGGCATCGAGTATGTCATTATCGGGACGGCGGCCGTGAAGGATCCTGGTTTTCTGCAGGATGCCTGCAGCGCGTTTCCGGGCAACATCATTGTCGGGCTCGATGCCAGGGATGGCAAGGTAGCAACCGATGGGTGGAGCAAACTGACCAAGCATGATGTGCTCGATCTTGGCCGCAAGTTCGAAGACTACGGCGTTGAGTCCATTATCTATACCGATATTGGCCGCGATGGCATGCTGACTGGTGTCAATATCGAAGCCACGGTGCGTCTGGCCCAGCACGTCCGGATTCCGGTCATTGCCTCGGGCGGCGTTACCGACCTGACCGATATCGAAGCTTTGTGTGCAGTTGAACAGGAAGGCGTCGAAGGCGTCATTCTGGGACGCAGCATCTACGAAGGCACCCTGGATTTTCAGGCGGCGCAGGACATGGCTGACGAGCTGAACGGGGACGAGCTGGAGTGA